TGATCGCAGCCTCACAAACCaaaccagccccctccccaccccgtaTTCCAAAAGGCCTTTTAGCTGGAAAGATATTGGCACATCTGGGGCAGAAATTCACGCCCCTGATTATACAGGCCTTTCTTTAATGGAGCGTGCCACCCCCAGCAGCGGTCTCTTTTGCTCTTCCCAAAAGCCGGCTGGCGGGCAGCCTGTGCCAGGACATGTAGACAGGCTGTTAGCAATAATTGCTACATGGCTGTCTGGCACCGGCTGCCGTGTCTGAGGGCGCGGGAAGGGCTGTCGAGAACCGAAGGCTCCCGAAAAGTCAACAGCGTTTGAACGCCACTCAGAGCTGATCTAGCCAGATTTGGCCCCATCTGGTGGACAGTAAAGGACCGGCAGAGTAGAGAAACATAAcgtaacatgaacacatgaagctgccttctactgaatcatcccagggtccatcaaagttagtattgtctgctcggactgacagcagctctctagggtctcaggcaggggtctttcacattatctacttgcctagtccctttaactggagatgccggggattgaacctggggtcttctgcatgtcaagcagatgatctaccactgagccagggcccctccctttatataagaatataagaaaggccctgctggatcagaccaaggcccatccagtggccaaccaggggccactaagaagcccacaagcaagacagctgcagcagcatttatcctgcctgtgttccacagcacctcatataacaggcctgctcctttgatcctggagagaataggtatgtctcatgactagcatccattttgactagtagccatgaatagccctctcctccatgaacacgtccactcccttcttaaagccttccaagttggcagccatcccccacatcctggggcagggagttccacaatttaactatgctaaaGAGGACTGTTGGCTGTCGTTACCAGGACACCAAATTGTTGGGCCAGCTGTCCAAGATGCAGTTACAGCTCTCTGCTCTACCGCGAGTGGGATCTAAGAAGTGCCCGGCTGGTTCCATCAATCTGGTCTTTGCTAGCTGAACACCCTCACGTGCCAAGCCGGATCTGATCTCCACTGTAATGAGTTGCTTGGTCCCGAGTGGGTGCTAGAAATGTCAGGTGCTGCAGTGCTCACCAGCCAGGGAGACATCCATCGACACAGCCTTCCTGTTCTCCCTCACAGGTCTGCCATGTGGTGTCCAGCTCCGTCAGCTCCAAGCTACAGCCCTATCTGCAGACGTTGCCAGGTAAGGGGCATCCCTGGCACGGGAAGGGGCAAGCTGGATGCCAGTAGAAGGAAGGAGCATCCTTCCTAGCCATCCAGACCCTTCCTCCCATCTGGCTTCTATGGCCTTCAAGAAAATGGATGGAGGCTTTCTTTGGTGACCTTCTACCGGGAGATAACtctcttggaagaagaagaagagttggtttttatatgccaactttctctaccacttaaaggagactcaaaccgacttacagttgccttcccttcccctccccacaacagacaccctgggaggtaggtggggctgaaagagctctaagagagctgtgactagcccaaggtcatccagctggcttcgtgtgtaggagtggggaaacaaatccagttcaccagattagcctccgctgctcatgtggaggagtggggaatcaaacctggttctccagatcagactccaccgctccaaaccaccgctcttaaccactacaccacactagccctTGGTTCATCGCAGGGAATCCTTTTCTGAGCCTCCTTCCTGACCAGAATTTGGAAATCCTCTTTTGTGTCATCCCCAGAGGCAGACCCAACAGCATTCTTTGGTGGATACCAAGGTGGAGGCAAAGGAAACCGTCTTTGGGGGTAAAAGCTGCCTCTGCCACATCTTAAGATGTAGGAGGGGGTTTGAACCAGAGAAGAGAACACAGGACTTAGGTCCaagtttcctctcctcctcccataCAGATTTTTGACCAAATGGCCTAGTTTATTTCTTGCTTGAAATTATCCTAAAGTCCTAAGAGgacatggtggggggtgggaggacaaCCAGACCATCATGGGGGAAGCATCTGGCTTTTTAGTGCCCTCCTCTGAAGACATCTCGAGAAAGCAAGAGTCACACAACCaaggggaacacatgaacacctgaagctgccttatactgaatcagacccttggtccatcaaagtcagtattgtctactcagaccggcagcagctctctggggtctcaggcagagaaggtctttcacatcacctacttgcctagtccctttaactggagatgccccatggggattgaacctgggatcttctacatgccaagcagattctctaccactgagtcatggcccctccccacaagtccCCTGACTTCCTCTTCTGACTTGCAGTCACGGCAAAGATTGACAAGGTGTCCGGGATCGATTATTCTCTGGTTGGTCCTCCCGTTGCAACAAGCGATTCCCTGGATGTGGATCTGAAGgtagggagagaggaggggccaTGAGGAAGTGGAGGGTCCCAGTGGCCAGCTTTTTCCTCTCAGGGGCCTCCCAGGAGCCCTTCTTGATGGCTGAAATTCGCCTTCTCCTTTCTATTCCTTTCATCCTCCCTACTGAGCCCTGGtgggtagctgtattggtctgcagcaGCAGAGCCAGGTTCAAGGCAAGTAACATCtcggagaccaacaagatttccagggtatacgctTTTGGAGGGtcaaagccccctttgtcagatatctgacgaagggggCTTTGATACCACAAAAGCgttggtgctactggattcaaatctttctCTTCTGGTGCGGCCTGTCTTTCATGAGCTGGAAAAGCTGCTTTATTTGTACAGCACCTGGTACTTTTAAATTAGTTTCATGTGGGTAACCACATTGGTTTACGGTTGAACAACAAGTGTCCAACAGCATCTTAaagagccctgatctggatagcccacaCTAGGCCAATCTcctcggatctcagaagctaagcagggtcagccttgatcagtacttgggtaggagaccaccaagggagtccagggttgctactcagaggcaggctatggaaaaccacctctgaatgtctcttgccttgatctggatagcctaggctagctcaatcttgtcagctctcgaaagcgaagcagggtcagccttggttagcacttggatgggagacctctgaggaatatcagggttgtgacgtggaggcaggcaatgaccaaTCACCTctgcatctcttgctttgaaaacctaacagggttgccataagtcagctgcttgatgacattttccaccagtggcatcttaaagaccaacatgattttcggAGTATATATGCTATgcgttcacatgaacacatgaagctgccttacactgaatcagacccttggtccatcaaagtcagtattgtctactcagactggcagcagctctccagggtctcaggcaggggtctttcacatcacctacttgcctagtccttttaacagaagatgctggggattgaacctgggactttctgcatgccaagcaaaggctctgttACTgagcccacagcccctcccaactgaTCTCCTATCAACTGATGTtttcgagggtcaaagctcccttcgttagaTGAGGGCGAAGGGGGGGGCGGGGACGAATAGCATTTTTCAAAACTTTCTGgtaaaaaaaacaaggaaaaaaaggTGTTCTAAACCAAAATTGGCTAATATTTAGGAATTTAGGTTTGAAATTTTTAGTGTTGCTGAATTTGTAGAAAGTTCATCTTGTATTTCAAGATTGCCCAGCTGTGTTTCAAGATTGCCCAGGGACTTTTTAACTGGTCTGACTCCGACGGCTGCCCCAACCTTCCCGTGTCTCATTCTGCTTTCTCTCCCATCAGGGCGAATTCTTTTCCCTGGCTCATCGTTCTGCAACTCCCTTCCTTCCACCTCCCTTGCCTTTCCCCATGGATCATGACCGCATGCTTTATTTGGGGATCTCCAGTTACTTGTTCAACACAGCCGGTTACGTATACTACCAAGCAGGCAGCCTGACCTACGAAATCACTGATGGCATGGTAAGGGGCTACAGCCGGATTAGCAGAACTGACCAAAGCTCAAAGGCCCCTGCTTGCTTCAAGCAGTAGATTGCTCCCCTCCCTCTAGAAAATACCCCTCCCCTTGGTGATTATGCTAGCAGATGTGTATAGATATAGGTATATATTATTAGACTTAATAATGATAAATAAGCAGTGTTATTCATTGTTTAGATATCCATTTAGATATATTGGTTAAGAGGCTTAGTAAACAGTATTAGTATATTAACATAATACAGTATAATGTAAATTGTGAAAGGCAATTTGATTACATGCAGGTTTGAgtataaatatatgtatttttgttatgccaaagatttatttacttttaagatTTAATGATTAATAGCAGATATTATAGAATGAATTATTTCTGCTCTGTTTGGTAGTTGGCGAGGCTCTTGCCACAGACACGGAGTATTGATTATGTATGAGGAGCgtatgttttatgtttgtttgtatgtgttatgttgttgtaaaaataaaaataataattaaaagtaataattaaaaaatagaaaatacccctccccaaaacatccagACTTTCAGTTaccaaaaaaaagtttaaatgaAGCCTTGGATAATACATCTATTGTCAAAATCTGCTGTGGCAGAATTGTGGATTTCACAAAGCTTGGGGCCTCCCTCTCAGACAAACTGCCTGCAGTCCAGGCAATGCATCACCCTCAAAAGGCAAACGTCCTGATGGTGAAAAGCAGGACATATTTAGCCTTGGAACATCGCACTGCTGAGTCTTGGCTTTCCAGGCAGGCTCTGGGGTTGGCTACAGCCAGGACCATTGGCAGGAAATTCTGAGGGCTGAACCAAGCTCTTCCGAATggcatctgctaaagctggagggtgagaaattcaaaacagataaaaggaagtattttttcacacaacgcatagttaaattgtggaactccctgccccaggatgtggtgatggctgccagcttggagggctttaagaggggagtggacatgttcatggaggagaggggtattcatggctgttagttagaatggatactagtcatgctgcatgcctattctctctagtatcagaggagcaggcctattattttgggtgcagtggaacacaggcaggatggtgctgctgcagttgtcttgtttgtgggcttcctagaggcacctggttggccgctgtgtgaacagactgctggactccttggtctggtccagcagggcctttcttatgttcttatacatcTCTGTTGCCCTATCCCCAAATGTCTCTTTCTCCCGCTGCAGATTCCCAAGGAGTCTAAACTCCGTCTGAACACCTCCTCCTTTGGGTCCTTGGTTCCACAGGTGAGTCTCTCGCAGCACTATGCGGCTTCACTGAATAATCAGCTCGGGGTTGTTAACAGAACTTCTTAAGACATCGAAAGCAagccagtgtgagagccagcgtggtgtagtggttaagagtggtggtttggagcggtggactctgatctggagaactgggtttgattcccctctcctccacatgagcatcagaggctaatctggtgaactgggttggtttcccgctcctacacgtgaagccagctgggtgaccttgggctagtcacagctctctcagccccacctacctcacagggtgtctgttgtggggagggggaggaaggtgattgtaagctagtatgatttccccttaagtggtagagaaagtcggcatataaaaaccaatgcctccccctcctcctcctcctcctcctccttctagtaAAAATTTGTAAAAGCCATGATAATGCATGAAAACAattgtggaattttaaaaaagacagcCAAGGAGGGGTCGTGGTTAGCGGGCTCTCAGATCCTGACTCAACCACCAAGCCAGGGGCCAGACACTTCCTCTCAACCTCACAGGATAATAACGGAGACAGGGAGAGGACTGTCTCTTCAGCTCTGGGGTGGTGTCAGGGGAGTGGGGTGCAAATGTAACAGCAAAGAAAAACACTGGGAATAAAACTGAATGGTATGCAAATAACTTCCCACTGGGGGTTATTTGCACTCAGGAAAAAGGCCGGGGGGAGCAGgagccccctcctcttcccccctgcTGCCCACCACCATCAAAATAAGCTTTTGTGACTTTTGGAGCAACATTCTTGGAGCTGAGGCATGACTCtgatctagggttgtcaggtccctcttcgctacctgcgggaggtttttcgggcagagcctgaggagggcggggtttgaggaagggagggactttaataccatagagtccaatggccgaagcagccattttctccaggggaactgatctctatcaactggagatcagttataatagcaggagatctccagctagtacctggaggttggcaaccctacaccggtgggaggttttttgggcagagcctgaggagggtggggtttggggaggggagggacttcaatgccatagagtccagtttccaaagtggccattttctccaggggaactgatctctaccagctgaaatcagttgtaatagcaggagatctccagctactatctgcaggctggcaaccctactctggtctAAGTGATGACCCAAGAGACAACTCATCAACCAACCCATGGAGTAGTTTAGTCCAGACCTGTCGTGCTTTCACCAGGAAGAGTCCTTTCTGTTCttctgtggatcatgaaaagatGTGTCTTTCTTTGTGCAAGGTTGAATTTTAACCCAGCAACACCCCCAGGGGCCTCCAGACATCAAATATTTCAGGAACCCCGGGGGGCTGCAGAAGAGTCTGGGGCAGGCCTTTCGAAAGGTAGCGTTCCATTCCCCCAAATAACCACATCTCCAGGAGAACGTTGTAAACTGGCAATATGAACAGGCTGACCTCACTCTCTGTCTCCAGATTGAAAAATTGTACCCTGACATGCTCATGAAACTCAAGGTCTCACCTTCCTCTCCACCGTCTCTGGCCATTTCCCCTGGGAGCCTGTCTCTTGCACCAACGGTGGATGTCCAAGCCTTCGCCATCCTCCCCAACTCTTCCCTGGCTCCCCTGTTCGTGCTGGATGTGGTAAGTTCAGTCCAAAACACAACAGTCAAATTAGGTCCCCCCAGTTGCTACCAGCCATGAtcactaaatggagcctccatgttcaggagcagCATACCTATGGATGACAGCTGCTTTTGGGAGTGGCTTCGGCCGCTGTGCCCCAGGCTTCCCAATGGTCCCTGTGTCTAGGAGGCTagttggaccattggtctgatccagcaggtcttagGGGCTGACAGGAGATCCCTGAATGATTCTCCAGCTGTTTCTAAAAACTGCAGACAGTTTAAGGGAGTGGGATTTTGCAGTGGGACCATGGGACCCGGAAAGTCCTGGCCACTGTGGTCAGCTGCCTCTTCCATTTTTCTTGGttacttgtttttgtttttgtgtgtgatgcACATTTCTgacactgacctggatggtccaggctagcacaatctcagcagatctcagaagctaaacaaagtcagccctggttcatacttgagtgggagaccatcaaggaagtcctgggttgctgtgcagaggaaggcaatgggaaacccacctctgttcgtcttttggcccaggctagcccaatcttgtcagatcttggaagctaagccgggtcggccctggttagtattcggatgggagaccaccacagaagtccGGGGTccctacacagagccaggcaagaccacatctgttagtctcttgccttgaaaaccctactgggatgccataagtcggctgtgacttgacgtcccTTTGCACACTCATAAACGCATACACCCTGTTCCTCCTATTCAAATGCCAAACAGTACAATGTATGAAATAGCTACAAAGCTGGCCACGTGCACATCTGGGaggattttaaaagttttttgaaGTGTTTGCAAAGCCGTCCCAACCTCTCTCTTTTTGATTCGCAGTCATCCACCATTTTGGCCACTGTTGCTATGGAGTCCAATAAGATTGTCGGGTCCCTGAAGATTGGCAAGTGAGTAATATTGCCAGAGGGTCTCTGCCTTTTCATAACAAAAGATCTTCCTTTTCACCTCCTTCGGGATCCCAGCTGTGTCTAATGGCATTCCTGGAGCAAGCTTACtgaatgcttttttttaatgtgggctGGAAATCTCAGGCAGCGGGAGCGGGGGTTTAACCACAAGGTGGTTGTTTCCCAACTTACAAAACAAATTGCTCTTAATTTGCCCTGCCTTCCTTGTGAAGAAGGATGCTCTAGTACACACCAGATTCTCATGTGCACTGTATAAGGGAATGGGGGAACCCTTTGCACATGTGAAGCATTGGAGCTGCGTTGAAACGGCTATGCCTTTCAGAAAATCAGGCTGTTGGTATAGTTCCCCACCTGCCATATGTTAAATTATTTAATATGTCATGATTTTTAAGGTAGCTGATCTTCCTCCTTTTCAGAAGCAATTCAGACCAATTAATAAACTAGCTGAGCTGGCATACTTAAATTTTATCTGAATTCTGACCTACCTCTTCAATGGGGTGGGATTTGTTCAAATCACTGGTTTCTAATTTAGCTTGTTTTTTATTATGGTATTATCAACCTTAGTCGTCCCCCCTCCCAAGATCAATTGTCATGTCACACTTTGAACAAATGTTATTTGTACTCCATGAACTCCAAAtactggattttctttttaactgaATGTGACAATAGCATCTGCTTATTCTTTTTcaagagtagaaaagggcaagagctcacgaaagctcataccctgccagaaaatatttttgttagtctttaaggtgctattggactcttgcccttttctactactgcagacagattaacactgctacccactgtgaattatctttttcAAGTGTCTCCCATTTATCTGTTTTATGTCACCAGAGAAGAATAGTCTTCTGTTGTCCTCTTTCAAtgcttaaaaatgtattttttattaaataaaatttgCCCTGCCGAACTAACCTAattctccctcttttccctcaTTTAGGCTGCAGCTGTCCTTGAAGCACTCTGATGTGGGGCCATTCTCAGTAAGAACTTCTCAGTGACCAAAACTACCTGATCCCATGGTCTTAAAGGACACCCAGGGATTCCAGTGGCACAGCCAGGGGGTCCAGTTCTCAATTTGGACATTTGAGGGGCCAGAGCTACCCTaccttgggttttttccccctcctcctagaTATCtgggccctgaactggatggcccaggctagcctgatcgtgtcagatcgcagaagctaagcagggttggccttggttagtacttggatgggagaccaccaagcaagtccaggattgctatgcagaggaaggcaacagcaaacctacctctgtttgtctcttgccttgagaacccaaCGGGGTCACCCTgcgtctgctgtgacttgacagtgctttctACCACCAGATCAGTGGGGATGCCCTCTCGTCCAATACTTTCCCACttctgctgggggtggtggaggtGGTTCTCCTCACTGCCTCAGAATCACTCAGCAAGCAGATCTTGGTGTGCAGAAGAGGGCAGATGCGCAGTGTCCTTCAGATGTAGGAATCCCTGCTTCAGGGCAGGAGAGGGGCAGAAGCAGACGATTCACTGGACCCCTGCCAATCCTTTCATTACAACCGgccatttcttcttcctcctcaatgTCCAGGTGCAATTGATGCAGGCCATCATGAACTATTTTGCTGCCACCATCCTGGTCCCTCAAATTAATGGTAAGGACtacctgagccagcgtggtgtcgtggttaagagtggtggtttggagcagtggactctgatctggagaaccgggtttgattccccgctcctccacatgagcggtggaggctaatctggtgaactggatttgtttccccacttctacacatgaagcctgctgggtgaccttgggctagtcacagttctgtcagagctctctcagccccacctacctcacagggtgtttgttttggggaagggaaggtgattgtaagccagtttgattcttccttaagtggtagaggaagtcggcgtatgaaaaccaattcttcttcttcttcctcctcctcctcctcctaacccAGTCCTTTATTATGCCCACATCACACACGGGGCCACAGAGGCAGAGAGTGGGTGGTTCCACATGCCAGGGACACTTCCCT
This Euleptes europaea isolate rEulEur1 chromosome 2, rEulEur1.hap1, whole genome shotgun sequence DNA region includes the following protein-coding sequences:
- the LOC130472784 gene encoding bactericidal permeability-increasing protein-like — translated: MAQGIPFRGALLVSLCLVLVEAGTNPGFVGRITGKGLDYARQEGVAALQRELARIKLPDFSGSFKVKVFGHIHYKFYSLNIESFQLPSSAITPIPNVGLKVSINAFAKLNGEWQVKKKRLLSDHGSFDLEIEGLSISVGLKLDNDSAGRLTATTSACSTHVSNVKVHIHGKWSWLYNLFHSKIESAVRKSMEDQVCHVVSSSVSSKLQPYLQTLPVTAKIDKVSGIDYSLVGPPVATSDSLDVDLKGEFFSLAHRSATPFLPPPLPFPMDHDRMLYLGISSYLFNTAGYVYYQAGSLTYEITDGMIPKESKLRLNTSSFGSLVPQIEKLYPDMLMKLKVSPSSPPSLAISPGSLSLAPTVDVQAFAILPNSSLAPLFVLDVSSTILATVAMESNKIVGSLKIGKLQLSLKHSDVGPFSVQLMQAIMNYFAATILVPQINARLAQGFPLPLPDHLQLSNPVLQSHQNFLFFGADVHYG